GGGTTATTCAAATCAATAAGGGGTCAAGGCATGAAGAAGATTATTTATTTCGTTTTGGCCTTTTTGGCCCTTGCGGCCAGTGCCCAGGCTGAAACCTTTCATGTGGTTAATAACAATGACCATGGCAATGGTAGCCTGCGCACCGTCATTCATAGTGCCTGTAACGAAACCGCCGGTGATGACACCATTGATTTTGGGATTTGGTCGCCCGACTTTCCCGATAGTAAAACCATTCATCTCGATAGCCCCTTGGTGATCCCTGCCAATTGCCAGGGTAAAATTACCCTCATTGGCCGTGAAGATATGGAGATCACATTCAATGGGTCTGATTTAGGCGGGGCCGAAGCTGCTTTAAAGATTCAAAAAGACCATACCCATATACAAAATTTTGTTTTTATTGGGGCGCCTACTGCGATTTTGGTGGAGTCCAATTTTAACGAAATTACTCTTAATCGTATTGGTTGGTCACCAGGCCAAGGCAAAGAGCCTAATGGGGTTGGGATTTTAGTAACCGGCAATGATAATCAAATTTATGAAAATATTGTAGCGGGTAATGATGTAGATGGGTTTTTGGTCAGCGGGGATCGTAATCATTTTAGCAAAAATTACATTGGGACTAACCCAGCTTTTCAAGACTTAGGCAATGGTGGCCGTGGGATTCTCTTTACCGATGGGGCGTCAGACAATGAAGTTGGGGGCAATAACGACAACAAAAAGAATTGGATTTATTTTAACAACATTGGTGTAGGGGTGGCCGGCAATAATAGCATGGGTAATCGCATCAGTCGCAATTCGATTGCCCGCAACGATGGTCTAGGCATTGATTTAGGTGCCAACGGGGTTACCGAAAACCAAGCTAATAATAATGGCCCTAATGAATGGGTGCATTTTCCTACGATGCTGCGATCGGTGCCGGTGAATATTAATGCCGCTAATCCCAATAGTTTTTTTATTCAAGGGCGTGGGGTGCCAGGTACGAAGATTCAAATTTATTTAGTGGCCCCTAATGATCAAGACACCCACGGGGAAGGCAAAGAATTTTTAAAAGAGGCCCCGGTTCCCAATCAAGCGGGTGACGATGGTTATGCAGCTTTTTCCGTATTGCTCAATGGCCGTGCCGTGGGCGATAAAATTTCAATTATTACCATAGCGGCTAATGGCAATACTTCGGAATTTGCCAATACTTTAACCATGCATAGTGGCCCTTCGCCAACGCCTAATCCCATTCCAACCCCAACGGCGCCACCCAATCTTACTTTTCCTCAACCAACCCCAACGGCTGAGCCAACACCAACAGCTACAGCAACGCCGACGGTCGAACCGACTCCTACGCCAACGAGTGAACCAACGGTTCCACCCGATGCCCCTTTGAATTTAGTAGCTGAAACTGCTTCTATTAGCGAAATCAATGTGACCTGGAATGATGCCAGTGATGATGAACAAGGCTTTCGCTTAGAGCGTTCGGATGATGCTAATTGTTTAAATGATATTAATGCGGTCTTTGAACAAATCGCACAGCTGGCTGCCGGTACCACGCAATATCAAGATCAAGGCCTGCTTCCTAACACGACTTATTGTTACCGTGTGCGTGCCTTTAGCCCAGCGGGTAATTCCAATTATTCAAACCGCGACGATGCCACCACCTTGCCCGATAGCGATGGTGATGGCATTACCGATTCAGAAGACAATTGCCCTACCACACCAAACCCTGGCCAAGAAGATGGCGATGGTGATGGAATAGGGGATGTGTGCGATAATTGTGTAGACGTTGGCAACCCCGATCAACTCGATCAAAACCCCATTAATGGCATTGGCGATCTTTGTGAGACCCCCATTCCCACGCCTACGGCAACTCCCACTCCAACCCCGTTCGTCGATGGAGACGGTGATGGGGTGCCCGATGACATCGATAATTGTAAAGAGGTTCCAAACCCCGGCCAAGAAGATGGAGATTTAGATGGCATTGGCGATGCGTGTGATGATTGCCCTAACGACCCCACCAATACCTGCAACATTGGGCCCGAGAGTTGTAACGCCGATTCGCCGGATACCGATGCCGATAATATTTGCGACCTTCACGAAGATGCGCCGGATGTCGATACCGATACCGATGGCGAACCTGATTTTAAAGATCTCGATACCGACAATGACACCATTCCTGATATTGTAGAAGCCGGAGACGATGATAAGGCTACACCACCGGTAGATACCGATGGCGACGGTATTGGCGATTGGCGCGACCCTGATTCGGATAATGACGGTATACCCGATGAAGAAGAAGCAGGGCCAGACCCGACCAACCCAGTTGATACCGATGACGATGGTTTGCCTGATTTTCAAGACACCGATTCCGACGATGATGGGATTCCCGATGGTGATGGTGAAAATCCAGTTGATAATTGTCGCATTGTATTTAACCCCGATCAAACCGATTCGGATGGCGATGGCATTGGTGACGCTTGTGATGATCAGGCTGGCAATTGCACGCCCGACGCGCCCGATAGCGATGCCGATACGATTTGTAATTTAGATGAAGATGCACCCAGCGTTGATACCGAGGGTGATGGTACTCCTGACTATCTTGATTTAGATACCGATGACGATAGCATTGCCGATGATGATGAA
The genomic region above belongs to Deltaproteobacteria bacterium and contains:
- a CDS encoding thrombospondin type 3 repeat-containing protein; translation: MKKIIYFVLAFLALAASAQAETFHVVNNNDHGNGSLRTVIHSACNETAGDDTIDFGIWSPDFPDSKTIHLDSPLVIPANCQGKITLIGREDMEITFNGSDLGGAEAALKIQKDHTHIQNFVFIGAPTAILVESNFNEITLNRIGWSPGQGKEPNGVGILVTGNDNQIYENIVAGNDVDGFLVSGDRNHFSKNYIGTNPAFQDLGNGGRGILFTDGASDNEVGGNNDNKKNWIYFNNIGVGVAGNNSMGNRISRNSIARNDGLGIDLGANGVTENQANNNGPNEWVHFPTMLRSVPVNINAANPNSFFIQGRGVPGTKIQIYLVAPNDQDTHGEGKEFLKEAPVPNQAGDDGYAAFSVLLNGRAVGDKISIITIAANGNTSEFANTLTMHSGPSPTPNPIPTPTAPPNLTFPQPTPTAEPTPTATATPTVEPTPTPTSEPTVPPDAPLNLVAETASISEINVTWNDASDDEQGFRLERSDDANCLNDINAVFEQIAQLAAGTTQYQDQGLLPNTTYCYRVRAFSPAGNSNYSNRDDATTLPDSDGDGITDSEDNCPTTPNPGQEDGDGDGIGDVCDNCVDVGNPDQLDQNPINGIGDLCETPIPTPTATPTPTPFVDGDGDGVPDDIDNCKEVPNPGQEDGDLDGIGDACDDCPNDPTNTCNIGPESCNADSPDTDADNICDLHEDAPDVDTDTDGEPDFKDLDTDNDTIPDIVEAGDDDKATPPVDTDGDGIGDWRDPDSDNDGIPDEEEAGPDPTNPVDTDDDGLPDFQDTDSDDDGIPDGDGENPVDNCRIVFNPDQTDSDGDGIGDACDDQAGNCTPDAPDSDADTICNLDEDAPSVDTEGDGTPDYLDLDTDDDSIADDDEAGDADLTTPPVDTDDDGIGDWRDPDSDNDSYPDDEEAGDDNIDTPPVDTDQDGMPDFQDTDSDNDTIPDGTLAGPVDNCRLIPNADQADADGDGIGNACDPTPGTGIIPTPTPKIEPDPLFETLPPDMFIQGGGGCSIVNQVDRHNALNFYFISCVLGLIATFMLRFKNKTYKRVS